Proteins encoded within one genomic window of Paraglaciecola psychrophila 170:
- a CDS encoding response regulator, protein MRILVVDDDTLNRFLLVHMLEQQGYMDTFEAEDGAVAIELAKRINPELVLLDVVMPCMGGYKVATRLKKLAGDIYLPIIFITALEDDKSLARCLEVGGDDFATKPFDKVILAAKIRAHARTRLLNKKAYEQNKQLSFYRNSMERENKIVDHIFANALSVKKSFTPYLDYSLNPASDFNGDLLLASESPTGGMYFLIGDFTGHCQLRLLVRYQYHKPSIRFPIKDFL, encoded by the coding sequence GTGCGTATTCTAGTTGTTGATGACGACACGCTTAATCGTTTTTTGCTAGTACATATGCTCGAGCAACAGGGGTATATGGATACTTTTGAAGCCGAGGATGGGGCGGTGGCGATTGAATTGGCTAAACGTATCAATCCTGAGCTTGTATTGCTTGATGTTGTAATGCCATGTATGGGCGGTTACAAGGTCGCCACAAGACTAAAAAAGTTAGCTGGTGATATTTACTTACCTATTATTTTTATTACCGCTCTTGAAGATGATAAGTCACTCGCTAGATGCTTAGAGGTAGGTGGAGATGATTTTGCTACTAAACCTTTCGATAAAGTTATCTTGGCTGCAAAAATCCGAGCTCATGCTCGTACTCGGTTATTAAATAAGAAAGCTTATGAGCAAAATAAACAACTTTCTTTTTATCGAAACTCTATGGAGCGCGAGAATAAAATTGTTGATCATATTTTTGCCAATGCGCTTTCCGTTAAGAAATCATTCACTCCATACCTCGATTACAGCTTGAACCCCGCTAGTGATTTTAATGGTGACTTACTTTTAGCCAGTGAAAGTCCCACCGGCGGAATGTACTTTTTAATCGGTGATTTTACGGGCCATTGTCAGCTTCGGCTATTGGTGCGCTACCAGTATCACAAGCCTTCCATACGATTTCCAATAAAGGACTTTCTTTAA
- a CDS encoding STAS domain-containing protein, translating to MNLDREFSEDGKELTIYLEEKFDFGKVQDFRLAYSEGTAAVNSIIINLQKTEYMDSSALGMLLNMQKNLQDSVNSFKITYCRPQVLKILQIARFGKKFDIK from the coding sequence ATGAATTTAGATAGAGAGTTTTCTGAAGATGGTAAAGAATTAACTATTTATTTAGAAGAAAAATTCGACTTCGGCAAAGTTCAAGACTTTCGCTTAGCTTATTCAGAAGGTACCGCTGCAGTAAATAGCATTATTATTAATTTACAAAAAACTGAATACATGGATAGTTCTGCTTTAGGTATGTTGTTGAACATGCAAAAAAATTTACAAGATTCTGTGAATTCATTTAAAATTACATATTGCCGCCCGCAGGTTTTAAAAATACTGCAGATTGCCCGTTTTGGCAAAAAATTCGATATTAAATAG
- a CDS encoding SUI1 family translation initiation factor (involved in start site selection during the initiation of translation) — protein sequence MSENRLVYSTQTGRIQNKEQRKPSIVTDGVVRIRRETKGRKGKGMTTVTGLDLPEKELKDLCSQLKKLCGTGGALKSGIIEIQGDNRDKIKATLEQLGHNVKLAGG from the coding sequence ATGAGTGAAAATAGATTAGTGTACAGTACACAAACTGGCCGAATTCAAAATAAAGAACAACGTAAACCCTCAATAGTAACAGATGGTGTAGTGCGTATCCGCCGCGAAACTAAAGGCCGTAAAGGCAAAGGTATGACAACAGTAACGGGGTTGGACTTACCTGAGAAAGAGTTAAAAGACTTATGCAGCCAATTAAAAAAATTGTGCGGAACAGGTGGAGCATTAAAAAGTGGGATAATTGAAATTCAAGGTGACAACCGCGATAAAATCAAAGCAACACTCGAGCAACTAGGCCATAATGTAAAATTAGCAGGTGGTTAA
- a CDS encoding response regulator has product MHRLALSEVSIILVEPSDTQRKIIIKQLAAADIHHVEAVGSVAQAIDAITKHGADLVVSAMYFEDGTGLDIIKQIKNDESLASTAFMLVSSENRVEKLEEFKQSGVAAILPKPFSPENLSTALKASLDLINSDELDLELFDVHEVRVLLVDDSKLARNHIRRVLNGLGLQKILEAENGAQALTVLKENTFDLVVTDYNMPEMDGRELSEFIRFNPETAHIPIIMVTSESSSSLHMANIHQTGVNALCDKPFEVNEVRKMLASLLGK; this is encoded by the coding sequence ATGCACCGTCTCGCTTTGTCAGAAGTTAGTATCATATTAGTTGAACCCTCTGATACACAACGTAAAATTATCATTAAGCAATTAGCCGCAGCTGATATTCATCACGTAGAAGCTGTAGGTAGCGTTGCGCAAGCCATTGATGCGATTACTAAACACGGTGCAGACTTGGTTGTCAGTGCGATGTACTTCGAAGACGGTACCGGACTAGACATCATTAAACAAATTAAAAATGATGAGTCACTTGCCTCAACCGCATTTATGCTGGTTTCCAGCGAAAATCGGGTCGAGAAACTTGAAGAGTTTAAACAATCTGGTGTGGCAGCTATTTTACCCAAACCTTTTTCTCCTGAAAATTTATCAACAGCATTGAAAGCGTCGCTTGACTTGATCAACTCAGATGAACTGGATTTAGAGTTATTTGATGTACATGAAGTGAGAGTACTTTTGGTTGACGACAGTAAACTCGCACGCAATCATATTCGAAGGGTCTTAAATGGTTTAGGGCTACAAAAAATTCTTGAAGCCGAAAACGGCGCACAAGCACTCACTGTATTAAAAGAAAATACCTTTGATTTGGTAGTAACTGATTATAATATGCCTGAGATGGATGGCAGAGAACTTTCCGAATTTATTCGCTTTAATCCTGAAACTGCACATATACCTATTATCATGGTTACCAGTGAATCAAGCTCCAGTTTGCATATGGCAAATATTCATCAAACGGGTGTTAATGCTTTATGTGACAAGCCTTTTGAAGTAAATGAAGTACGCAAAATGTTAGCCTCCTTACTAGGAAAATGA
- the pheA gene encoding prephenate dehydratase, with protein MSSSELEKLRVKITELDTHLLTFLAKRQQFTNQVAETKIKNNIPVRDQKREEQLLIRLIKEGKKHGLDAHYVTQLFHVIIEDSVLNQQALLASRANPGGSLTVNRVAFLGDKGSYSYLATQKYFSRRPGKLIEIGCQSFLEIIKKVETNEADYAVLPIENTSSGSINEVYDQLQHTHLSIIGELTHPIKHALLVNQETDVSKIKTLYAHPQVFAQCSHFLAELGNVEVKPCDSTSAAMLTVAELNRDDSAAMGSETGGSLYGLHAIKSNLANQKENHSRFFVVALKPVNVPLQVPAKTTLVMSTVQKPGALVEALMVLRDNKINMTKLESRPITGNPWEEMFYLDVEGNVQDGPMQQALEELQAMTRYFKVLGCYPSEEINPTKVAAVIALDGL; from the coding sequence ATGTCATCATCAGAATTAGAAAAACTTAGAGTCAAAATCACCGAACTTGACACGCACCTTTTGACTTTTTTAGCCAAAAGGCAGCAATTTACAAATCAAGTCGCTGAAACAAAGATCAAAAATAATATCCCTGTACGTGATCAAAAACGTGAGGAACAATTGTTGATTAGGTTGATAAAAGAAGGCAAAAAGCACGGACTAGATGCCCATTATGTCACCCAGTTATTTCATGTCATCATTGAAGACTCGGTACTGAACCAACAAGCATTGTTAGCGTCAAGGGCCAACCCTGGTGGCAGCCTTACAGTCAACCGCGTGGCTTTTTTGGGTGACAAAGGTTCCTACAGCTATCTAGCCACACAAAAATATTTTTCTAGGCGTCCAGGTAAACTTATTGAAATAGGCTGCCAAAGCTTTTTAGAAATCATAAAAAAGGTAGAGACTAACGAAGCTGATTATGCAGTATTACCGATTGAAAACACCTCTTCAGGGAGTATCAATGAAGTTTACGATCAACTGCAACACACTCACCTTTCAATCATTGGTGAACTTACTCATCCAATCAAACATGCTTTATTAGTTAATCAAGAAACCGATGTCAGCAAAATAAAAACCTTGTACGCCCATCCACAAGTTTTCGCTCAATGTAGCCATTTCCTTGCCGAACTGGGTAATGTCGAAGTGAAGCCTTGCGATAGTACTTCTGCAGCCATGTTGACAGTGGCCGAACTAAATAGAGATGATAGTGCGGCAATGGGCAGTGAAACGGGTGGTAGTTTGTATGGTTTACATGCCATTAAATCAAACTTAGCCAACCAAAAAGAAAATCACAGTCGCTTTTTTGTCGTTGCTCTTAAGCCTGTCAATGTTCCATTACAGGTACCTGCAAAAACAACATTAGTGATGTCTACGGTACAAAAACCCGGAGCTTTAGTAGAAGCTCTGATGGTACTTCGAGACAACAAAATTAACATGACTAAGCTAGAGTCTAGGCCTATAACTGGTAACCCTTGGGAAGAAATGTTTTATCTTGATGTGGAAGGTAATGTTCAAGACGGGCCTATGCAGCAAGCTTTAGAAGAGTTACAGGCCATGACACGATACTTTAAAGTATTGGGCTGTTATCCAAGTGAAGAGATAAACCCAACAAAGGTCGCGGCAGTGATTGCTTTAGATGGGCTGTAA
- the rpsO gene encoding 30S ribosomal protein S15, which yields MSLSTQETATILAEYAVKEGDTGSPEVQVALLTHNINKLQGHFKDHKKDHHSRRGLLRMVSTRRKLLDYLKSKNLERYQSLIKSLGLRR from the coding sequence ATGTCACTAAGTACACAAGAAACGGCAACAATCCTTGCTGAGTATGCAGTTAAAGAAGGCGATACAGGTTCTCCTGAAGTTCAAGTTGCTTTATTAACTCACAACATCAACAAGTTGCAAGGTCACTTTAAAGATCATAAGAAAGATCACCACTCTCGTCGTGGTCTTCTTCGCATGGTTAGTACTCGTCGTAAGTTACTTGACTATCTTAAAAGTAAAAACCTTGAACGTTATCAATCTCTTATTAAAAGTTTAGGCCTACGTCGTTAA
- the truB gene encoding tRNA pseudouridine(55) synthase TruB: protein MARTRKGRAVNGIILLNKGLGLSSNHALQQVKRMFNAAKAGHTGALDPLATGMLPICLGEATKFSQFLLDTDKTYKVTAKLGVRTTTSDADGEVVETHPVNVTEAQLIAACEQFKGPIKQVPSMFSALKHQGKPLYFYARQGIDIPREARDITIFSLSIDRFETDEVDMTVHSSKGTYIRSLVDDIGQLLGCGAYVSKLHRTQVTDYPADKMMTMESLQALRDQIDNESADLLDDQTFTALDQLLMPMDSAVKTLDSAKVEQIAEGFFRNGNPVNFTGSTEYPQDTLIRVYSKDSGLFLGVGFIDSDGKVAPKRSVVYS from the coding sequence ATGGCAAGAACAAGAAAAGGTCGTGCCGTTAACGGCATCATATTATTGAATAAAGGCCTAGGCCTGTCGTCTAATCATGCACTGCAACAAGTTAAACGCATGTTTAATGCCGCGAAAGCAGGGCATACCGGTGCTTTAGATCCACTGGCAACAGGCATGCTTCCAATTTGTTTAGGTGAAGCGACTAAGTTTTCTCAGTTTTTATTGGACACAGATAAAACTTATAAAGTAACAGCTAAGCTTGGAGTGCGCACTACGACTTCAGATGCAGATGGAGAGGTAGTAGAAACTCATCCTGTCAATGTAACTGAAGCACAATTGATTGCTGCCTGTGAGCAGTTTAAAGGGCCCATTAAACAAGTACCCTCTATGTTTTCAGCATTAAAACATCAAGGCAAACCTTTATATTTCTATGCTCGCCAAGGCATTGATATTCCCAGAGAAGCTCGTGACATCACTATATTTAGTCTATCCATTGATAGATTTGAAACGGATGAAGTTGATATGACTGTACATAGCAGTAAAGGTACTTATATTCGTTCCTTAGTGGATGATATTGGTCAGCTTTTAGGCTGTGGTGCTTATGTGAGTAAGTTACACCGTACCCAAGTGACTGATTATCCAGCGGATAAAATGATGACAATGGAGTCATTACAAGCACTCAGGGACCAAATAGATAACGAATCAGCAGATTTATTGGATGACCAAACTTTTACTGCCTTGGATCAATTATTGATGCCTATGGACTCTGCAGTTAAAACCCTTGATTCAGCTAAAGTAGAACAAATTGCTGAAGGTTTTTTCAGAAATGGTAATCCTGTTAACTTTACTGGCTCCACAGAATATCCCCAAGACACATTAATCCGAGTGTATAGCAAGGATAGTGGATTGTTTTTAGGCGTGGGGTTTATTGACTCTGACGGCAAAGTTGCACCAAAACGCTCGGTTGTTTATAGCTAA
- the rbfA gene encoding 30S ribosome-binding factor RbfA, giving the protein MAREFSRTDRVGQQIHKEIASILQNEFKNRDPRLGMVTVSGVEVSRDLAHAKIYVTFFENDEEQVKNYLTILEDNKGFIRTLLANRMRMRAVPAVKFVRDGSLAEGIRIANLVSDTLNKDEERAKLAGRSLDEQESKEDEQK; this is encoded by the coding sequence ATGGCCAGAGAATTTTCACGTACTGACAGAGTCGGTCAACAAATTCACAAAGAAATCGCCAGTATTTTACAGAATGAATTTAAGAATCGTGATCCTCGCCTTGGCATGGTAACTGTGTCTGGTGTTGAAGTATCGCGGGATTTAGCTCACGCTAAAATTTATGTGACGTTTTTCGAAAATGATGAAGAACAAGTCAAAAATTATTTAACTATTCTTGAAGACAATAAAGGTTTTATCCGAACGTTATTGGCTAATCGGATGCGTATGCGTGCTGTGCCAGCAGTAAAATTTGTCCGCGATGGTTCTTTAGCTGAAGGTATACGTATTGCCAATTTAGTGAGTGACACCTTAAACAAAGATGAAGAACGAGCTAAATTGGCCGGGCGTTCTTTGGATGAGCAAGAGTCTAAAGAAGACGAGCAAAAGTAG